A genomic stretch from Onychostoma macrolepis isolate SWU-2019 chromosome 02, ASM1243209v1, whole genome shotgun sequence includes:
- the lpin2 gene encoding phosphatidate phosphatase LPIN2 isoform X1 → MNYVGQLAGQVLVTMKELYKGINQATLSGCIDVVVVRQKDGTYQCSPFHVRFGKLGVLRSKEKVIDIEINGEPVDLHMKLGDNGEAFFVQETEEQNEIVPAHLATSPIPTESHLFWIGGDHRSSQNLDDDPLDPEDPPDPPVASTGAAKKKKKRRKKHKGDPRREELTPPAVISSTPSTDEIFEMDLSSDEDPASNTRSSSISTVREVEPKLPTVRHSLDNYPYSDGDWSPSDSSHAMSEAFSPKSDSELVVRPSESLLKMESHMQWTWGEFPESTRVSKKEKVELPKTVTITPSENTHFRVILSSEAMQTDEREPASGTPGCTIVKPEPRNPVTPKTPAESDLEMVPSEVLTSTPSNSLPAASAAASAAHMGGDLGDVGPKTDSPSKKKGVPKRSQHQGPEDIYLDDLNVLEPAVAARYFPKSDSDGGSKHWMDSGMHSGSQSPQSVGSAAADSGTECLSDSASDLPDVTLSLCGGLSENGEISKEKFMEHIITYHEFAENPAIIDNPNLVVKIGNRYYNWTLAAPLILSLQAFQKNLPKATEEAWVKERMPKKSGRWWFWRKRADSTIKQSESTGKLEIKQSQMEEGSSSLSMESHARKVDTRDSSSDEEGKEVSAAASSMERKVQSEPHGHTSTHAYRKSLRLSSDQIASLKLKEGPNDVTFSITTQYQGTCRCEGTIYLWNWDDKVIISDIDGTITKSDVFGQILPQFGKDWTHQGIAKLYHSVAENGYKFLYCSARAIGMADMTRGYLQWVNDGGIILPRGPLMLSPSSLFSAFHREVIEKKPEIFKIECLTDIKNLFLPNKHPFYAAFGNRTNDVFAYKEVGVPLCRIFTVNPKGELIQEQTKGNKSSYSRLSELVDHVFPLLSKEQSSAFSFPEFSTFCFWRQPIPEICAEDLLL, encoded by the exons ATGAATTACGTGGGGCAGTTGGCCGGTCAGGTGCTGGTGACCATGAAGGAGCTGTATAAGGGCATTAACCAGGCCACGCTTTCAGGCTGCATTGATGTAGTGGTGGTCCGGCAGAAGGACGGCACCTACCAGTGCTCCCCTTTCCATGTGCGCTTCGGAAAACTGGGTGTGCTGCGCTCCAAAGAGAAAGTG ATTGACATAGAGATCAACGGTGAGCCTGTGGATCTCCATATGAAGCTGGGAGATAATGGAGAAGCCTTCTTTGTGCAGGAAACTGAGGAACAGAAC gAGATTGTACCAGCTCACCTGGCTACCTCCCCCATCCCTACTGAGAGTCACCTATTTTGGATCGGAGGTGATCACAGGTCAAGTCAGAACCTGGATGATGATCCACTGGACCCCGAGGACCCTCCTGATCCCCCTGTTGCCAGCACCGGGGCAgccaagaagaagaagaaacggAGAAAGAAGCATAAAGGCGACCCACGTCGAGAGGAGCTGACCCCTCCTGCCGTCATCAGCTCGACCCCTTCAACAGATGAAATATTTGAGATGGACCTGAGTTCTGATGAGGACCCTGCTTCCAACACCAG ATCATCTTCAATTAGTACAGTTAGAGAAGTTGAACCCAAGTTACCAACAGTTCGTCATTCTTTGGACAACTACCCTTATTCTGACGGGGACTGGTCTCCATCAGATAG cAGCCATGCCATGTCAGAGGCCTTTTCTCCCAAGAGTGACTCTGAACTGGTCGTTCGGCCCTCAGAGAGCCTGCTGAAAATGGAGTCACACATGCAGTGGACATGGGGAGAGTTTCCAGAATCGACCAGG GTGTCTAAGAAGGAAAAGGTGGAGCTGCCGAAGACCGTGACCATAACGCCTTCAGAGAACACTCACTTCAGAGTCATCCTGAGCTCAGAGGCCATGCAGACAGATGAAAGAGAACCGGCCTCAGGGACTCCTGGCTGTACCATAGTCAAGCCTGAACCCCGCAACCCTGTGACCCCCAAAACTCCCGCTGAGTCTGATTTGGAGATGGTGCCTAGTGAAGTGTTGACCTCCACTCCTTCAAACAGCCTTCCTGCTGCTTCAGCTGCTGCCTCTGCTGCTCATATGGGTGGGGACTTGGGAGATGTTGGCCCCAAGACTGACTCGCCCTCCAAAAAGAAAG GGGTTCCAAAAAGGAGTCAGCACCAGGGCCCAGAGGACATCTACCTGGATGACCTGAATGTGCTGGAGCCTGCTGTTGCTGCTCGCTACTTTCCTAAGAG TGATTCAGATGGTGGCTCCAAGCACTGGATGGATTCTGGGATGCACTCAGGCTCTCAGTCCCCGCAGTCTGTGGGCAGTGCTGCGGCCGACAGTGGCACTGAGTGCCTGTCTGACTCTGCCAGTGATCTCCCTGACGTCACTCTGTCTCTATGTGGAGGACTCAGTGAGAATGGAGAGATTTCCAAAG AAAAATTTATGGAGCATATCATCACATATCATGAATTTGCAGAAAATCCAGCTATCATAGACAATCCGAATTTAGTTGTTAAAATAGGAAACAG gtATTACAATTGGACATTGGCTGCCCCTTTGATCCTAAGTTTGCAAGCATTTCAGAAGAATTTACCCAAG GCTACAGAGGAAGCTTGGGTGAAAGAGAGGATGCCAAAGAAATCAGGCCGCTGGTGGTTCTGGAGAAAGAGAGCGGATAGCACTATTAAACAG TCAGAAAGCACTGGAAAGCTGGAGATAAAGCAGTCCCAAATGGAGGAAGGCAGCTCCTCTTTGTCAATGGAAAGTCATGCCCGCAA AGTGGACACCAGGGACTCGTCCAGCGATGAGGAGGGGAAGGAGGTGAGCGCTGCCGCATCATCAATGGAGCGCAAGGTCCAGTCTGAGCCCCACGGCCACACATCTACTCACGCCTACCGCAAGTCCCTGCGCCTTTCCTCTGACCAGATT GCTAGTCTGAAACTAAAGGAAGGACCCAATGATGTAACCTTCAGTATCACAACGCAGTACCAGGGCACGTGCCGCTGTGAAGGCACCATCTACCTTTGGAACTGGGACGACAAAGTCATCATCTCAGACATCGATGGAACCATCACCAA ATCAGATGTGTTCGGGCAGATTTTGCCTCAGTTTGGGAAGGACTGGACGCATCAGGGCATTGCTAAACTCTACCACTCCGTGGCTGA aaaTGGATATAAATTCCTGTACTGCTCAGCAAGGGCAATTGGCATGGCAGACATGACGCGAGGATATCTGCAATGGGTAAATGACGGAGGCATTATCCTGCCCCGTGGACCACTCATGCTCTCTCCCAGTAGCCTCTTCTCTGCATTTCACAG GGAGGTGATTGAGAAGAAGCCAGAAATCTTCAAAATCGAATGCCTTACTGACATTAAGAACCTTTTCCTGCCCAACAAACATCCCTTTTATGCCGCATTTGGAAACCGAACAAAT GACGTCTTTGCCTACAAGGAGGTTGGAGTGCCACTCTGCAGAATCTTTACGGTTAATCCCAAAGGAGAACTCATACAGGAGCAAACCAAGGGCAACAAGTCCTC GTACAGTAGATTGAGTGAGCTGGTGGATCACGTCTTTCCCTTGCTGAGTAAAGAACAAAGTTCAGCTTTCAGTTTCCCAGAGTTCAGCACATTCTGTTTCTGGCGTCAACCTATCCCTGAGATCTGTGCGGAGGACCTGCTTTTATAG
- the lpin2 gene encoding phosphatidate phosphatase LPIN2 isoform X2 has product MNYVGQLAGQVLVTMKELYKGINQATLSGCIDVVVVRQKDGTYQCSPFHVRFGKLGVLRSKEKVIDIEINGEPVDLHMKLGDNGEAFFVQETEEQNEIVPAHLATSPIPTESHLFWIGGDHRSSQNLDDDPLDPEDPPDPPVASTGAAKKKKKRRKKHKGDPRREELTPPAVISSTPSTDEIFEMDLSSDEDPASNTRSSSISTVREVEPKLPTVRHSLDNYPYSDGDWSPSDSHAMSEAFSPKSDSELVVRPSESLLKMESHMQWTWGEFPESTRVSKKEKVELPKTVTITPSENTHFRVILSSEAMQTDEREPASGTPGCTIVKPEPRNPVTPKTPAESDLEMVPSEVLTSTPSNSLPAASAAASAAHMGGDLGDVGPKTDSPSKKKGVPKRSQHQGPEDIYLDDLNVLEPAVAARYFPKSDSDGGSKHWMDSGMHSGSQSPQSVGSAAADSGTECLSDSASDLPDVTLSLCGGLSENGEISKEKFMEHIITYHEFAENPAIIDNPNLVVKIGNRYYNWTLAAPLILSLQAFQKNLPKATEEAWVKERMPKKSGRWWFWRKRADSTIKQSESTGKLEIKQSQMEEGSSSLSMESHARKVDTRDSSSDEEGKEVSAAASSMERKVQSEPHGHTSTHAYRKSLRLSSDQIASLKLKEGPNDVTFSITTQYQGTCRCEGTIYLWNWDDKVIISDIDGTITKSDVFGQILPQFGKDWTHQGIAKLYHSVAENGYKFLYCSARAIGMADMTRGYLQWVNDGGIILPRGPLMLSPSSLFSAFHREVIEKKPEIFKIECLTDIKNLFLPNKHPFYAAFGNRTNDVFAYKEVGVPLCRIFTVNPKGELIQEQTKGNKSSYSRLSELVDHVFPLLSKEQSSAFSFPEFSTFCFWRQPIPEICAEDLLL; this is encoded by the exons ATGAATTACGTGGGGCAGTTGGCCGGTCAGGTGCTGGTGACCATGAAGGAGCTGTATAAGGGCATTAACCAGGCCACGCTTTCAGGCTGCATTGATGTAGTGGTGGTCCGGCAGAAGGACGGCACCTACCAGTGCTCCCCTTTCCATGTGCGCTTCGGAAAACTGGGTGTGCTGCGCTCCAAAGAGAAAGTG ATTGACATAGAGATCAACGGTGAGCCTGTGGATCTCCATATGAAGCTGGGAGATAATGGAGAAGCCTTCTTTGTGCAGGAAACTGAGGAACAGAAC gAGATTGTACCAGCTCACCTGGCTACCTCCCCCATCCCTACTGAGAGTCACCTATTTTGGATCGGAGGTGATCACAGGTCAAGTCAGAACCTGGATGATGATCCACTGGACCCCGAGGACCCTCCTGATCCCCCTGTTGCCAGCACCGGGGCAgccaagaagaagaagaaacggAGAAAGAAGCATAAAGGCGACCCACGTCGAGAGGAGCTGACCCCTCCTGCCGTCATCAGCTCGACCCCTTCAACAGATGAAATATTTGAGATGGACCTGAGTTCTGATGAGGACCCTGCTTCCAACACCAG ATCATCTTCAATTAGTACAGTTAGAGAAGTTGAACCCAAGTTACCAACAGTTCGTCATTCTTTGGACAACTACCCTTATTCTGACGGGGACTGGTCTCCATCAGATAG CCATGCCATGTCAGAGGCCTTTTCTCCCAAGAGTGACTCTGAACTGGTCGTTCGGCCCTCAGAGAGCCTGCTGAAAATGGAGTCACACATGCAGTGGACATGGGGAGAGTTTCCAGAATCGACCAGG GTGTCTAAGAAGGAAAAGGTGGAGCTGCCGAAGACCGTGACCATAACGCCTTCAGAGAACACTCACTTCAGAGTCATCCTGAGCTCAGAGGCCATGCAGACAGATGAAAGAGAACCGGCCTCAGGGACTCCTGGCTGTACCATAGTCAAGCCTGAACCCCGCAACCCTGTGACCCCCAAAACTCCCGCTGAGTCTGATTTGGAGATGGTGCCTAGTGAAGTGTTGACCTCCACTCCTTCAAACAGCCTTCCTGCTGCTTCAGCTGCTGCCTCTGCTGCTCATATGGGTGGGGACTTGGGAGATGTTGGCCCCAAGACTGACTCGCCCTCCAAAAAGAAAG GGGTTCCAAAAAGGAGTCAGCACCAGGGCCCAGAGGACATCTACCTGGATGACCTGAATGTGCTGGAGCCTGCTGTTGCTGCTCGCTACTTTCCTAAGAG TGATTCAGATGGTGGCTCCAAGCACTGGATGGATTCTGGGATGCACTCAGGCTCTCAGTCCCCGCAGTCTGTGGGCAGTGCTGCGGCCGACAGTGGCACTGAGTGCCTGTCTGACTCTGCCAGTGATCTCCCTGACGTCACTCTGTCTCTATGTGGAGGACTCAGTGAGAATGGAGAGATTTCCAAAG AAAAATTTATGGAGCATATCATCACATATCATGAATTTGCAGAAAATCCAGCTATCATAGACAATCCGAATTTAGTTGTTAAAATAGGAAACAG gtATTACAATTGGACATTGGCTGCCCCTTTGATCCTAAGTTTGCAAGCATTTCAGAAGAATTTACCCAAG GCTACAGAGGAAGCTTGGGTGAAAGAGAGGATGCCAAAGAAATCAGGCCGCTGGTGGTTCTGGAGAAAGAGAGCGGATAGCACTATTAAACAG TCAGAAAGCACTGGAAAGCTGGAGATAAAGCAGTCCCAAATGGAGGAAGGCAGCTCCTCTTTGTCAATGGAAAGTCATGCCCGCAA AGTGGACACCAGGGACTCGTCCAGCGATGAGGAGGGGAAGGAGGTGAGCGCTGCCGCATCATCAATGGAGCGCAAGGTCCAGTCTGAGCCCCACGGCCACACATCTACTCACGCCTACCGCAAGTCCCTGCGCCTTTCCTCTGACCAGATT GCTAGTCTGAAACTAAAGGAAGGACCCAATGATGTAACCTTCAGTATCACAACGCAGTACCAGGGCACGTGCCGCTGTGAAGGCACCATCTACCTTTGGAACTGGGACGACAAAGTCATCATCTCAGACATCGATGGAACCATCACCAA ATCAGATGTGTTCGGGCAGATTTTGCCTCAGTTTGGGAAGGACTGGACGCATCAGGGCATTGCTAAACTCTACCACTCCGTGGCTGA aaaTGGATATAAATTCCTGTACTGCTCAGCAAGGGCAATTGGCATGGCAGACATGACGCGAGGATATCTGCAATGGGTAAATGACGGAGGCATTATCCTGCCCCGTGGACCACTCATGCTCTCTCCCAGTAGCCTCTTCTCTGCATTTCACAG GGAGGTGATTGAGAAGAAGCCAGAAATCTTCAAAATCGAATGCCTTACTGACATTAAGAACCTTTTCCTGCCCAACAAACATCCCTTTTATGCCGCATTTGGAAACCGAACAAAT GACGTCTTTGCCTACAAGGAGGTTGGAGTGCCACTCTGCAGAATCTTTACGGTTAATCCCAAAGGAGAACTCATACAGGAGCAAACCAAGGGCAACAAGTCCTC GTACAGTAGATTGAGTGAGCTGGTGGATCACGTCTTTCCCTTGCTGAGTAAAGAACAAAGTTCAGCTTTCAGTTTCCCAGAGTTCAGCACATTCTGTTTCTGGCGTCAACCTATCCCTGAGATCTGTGCGGAGGACCTGCTTTTATAG